In Deinococcus seoulensis, the following are encoded in one genomic region:
- a CDS encoding ABC transporter substrate-binding protein, translating into MKKFLVTAALLATATASAQKTQLEFWTISLAPLFNDEMNRLVTQFEKENPTVDLKWVDVPATAIEQKLLAAVAAGRPPAAVNLSSDMSVKLVQQGALEPLTLTDAQKKLYFPSPLSTFTFDGKVMGVPWYWSPKVVAYNTEIFRKAGLDPANPPRTIQTLIAAAKQIKDRTGLYGFMPNINGINMLYLFQEAGLPVLDKSGSRAVFNSPEHVQLLTTYVDLYKKGYIPEDTMRRGFTAATELYSAGKLAMLITGPQFILRVENDNKDIYGVTKVAPYPINIAGNVIHTGLMGFMVPKGVKDRALAQKLALFLTNDANQLQFSRVTKTTFPSTVKASTDKFFKQGGADAVSQGRLVASTELKKAKDLTLIYPDASKLNKVFKDNIESAMAGQKTPKQALDDIVKAWNASL; encoded by the coding sequence ATGAAGAAGTTCCTCGTGACCGCCGCCCTGCTCGCCACCGCCACGGCCAGCGCCCAGAAAACCCAGCTGGAATTCTGGACCATCAGCCTCGCCCCGCTGTTCAACGACGAGATGAACCGTCTGGTCACGCAGTTCGAGAAGGAAAACCCTACCGTGGACCTCAAGTGGGTCGACGTGCCCGCCACCGCCATCGAGCAGAAACTGCTGGCCGCCGTCGCCGCCGGACGCCCCCCGGCCGCCGTGAACCTCAGCAGCGACATGAGCGTCAAACTGGTCCAGCAGGGCGCGCTGGAACCCCTGACCCTGACCGACGCGCAGAAGAAACTGTACTTTCCCAGCCCCCTGAGCACCTTCACCTTCGACGGCAAGGTCATGGGCGTCCCGTGGTACTGGTCCCCGAAAGTCGTGGCGTACAACACCGAGATCTTCCGCAAGGCCGGACTGGACCCCGCCAACCCGCCCCGCACCATCCAGACCCTGATCGCCGCCGCCAAGCAGATCAAGGACCGGACCGGCCTGTACGGGTTCATGCCGAACATCAACGGCATCAACATGCTGTACCTGTTCCAGGAAGCCGGGCTGCCCGTGCTGGACAAGAGCGGCAGCCGGGCCGTGTTCAACAGCCCCGAACACGTGCAACTCCTGACCACCTACGTGGACCTGTACAAGAAGGGCTACATTCCCGAGGACACCATGCGCCGTGGCTTCACGGCCGCCACGGAACTGTACTCGGCCGGGAAGCTCGCCATGCTGATCACCGGCCCGCAGTTCATCCTGCGCGTCGAGAACGACAACAAGGACATCTACGGCGTCACGAAGGTCGCGCCGTACCCCATCAACATCGCCGGGAACGTCATCCACACCGGCCTGATGGGCTTCATGGTGCCCAAAGGCGTCAAGGACAGGGCGCTGGCGCAGAAGCTCGCGCTGTTCCTCACGAACGACGCCAACCAGTTGCAGTTCAGCCGCGTCACCAAGACCACCTTCCCCAGCACCGTGAAGGCCAGCACCGACAAGTTCTTCAAGCAGGGCGGCGCGGACGCCGTCAGTCAGGGCCGCCTCGTGGCGTCCACCGAACTGAAGAAAGCCAAGGACCTGACCCTGATCTACCCGGACGCCAGCAAACTGAACAAGGTCTTCAAGGACAACATCGAATCTGCCATGGCCGGGCAGAAAACGCCCAAACAGGCGCTCGACGACATCGTGAAAGCCTGGAACGCCAGCCTGTAA
- a CDS encoding N-acetylmannosamine-6-phosphate 2-epimerase: MNSPFPGGAPFPLPGRLAALRGALIVSVQADDGSPLREVTHIVALSRAALLGGAAALRLRSPGDIRAVRAVTDVPVIGLTKQAQPDSPVYITATPAEVTAVAQAGADVVAFDGTDLPRPHPVAALVAAAHAAGALAMADISTLDEARAAYAAGADIVGTTMSGYTPHSPQQPGPDFALMRALHAGGLPFIAEGRLNSPELAAQALATGAHAVVVGSAITRPDHVTRWFAAALRGP; the protein is encoded by the coding sequence ATGAATAGCCCTTTTCCAGGCGGCGCTCCGTTCCCACTGCCCGGGCGTCTGGCCGCCCTGCGCGGCGCGCTGATCGTGAGCGTGCAGGCCGACGACGGCAGCCCGCTGCGCGAGGTCACGCACATCGTCGCCCTGAGCCGCGCGGCGCTGCTGGGCGGCGCGGCGGCCCTGCGCCTGCGCTCGCCCGGCGACATCCGCGCCGTGCGGGCCGTGACGGACGTGCCGGTCATCGGCCTGACCAAGCAGGCGCAGCCGGACTCGCCGGTGTACATCACCGCCACGCCCGCCGAGGTGACCGCCGTGGCGCAGGCGGGGGCGGACGTGGTCGCCTTCGACGGCACCGACCTGCCCCGCCCGCACCCGGTCGCTGCGCTGGTCGCGGCGGCCCACGCGGCAGGCGCGCTCGCCATGGCGGACATCAGCACCCTGGACGAGGCCCGCGCGGCCTACGCGGCGGGCGCGGACATCGTGGGCACCACCATGAGCGGGTACACGCCCCACAGCCCGCAGCAGCCGGGGCCGGACTTCGCCCTGATGCGCGCCCTGCACGCCGGGGGCCTGCCGTTCATCGCGGAAGGCCGCCTGAACAGCCCCGAGCTGGCCGCACAGGCGCTGGCGACCGGCGCGCACGCGGTCGTGGTGGGCAGCGCCATCACCCGCCCGGACCACGTGACCCGCTGGTTCGCGGCCGCCCTGCGCGGCCCGTGA
- a CDS encoding glycoside hydrolase family 3 protein, whose amino-acid sequence MVDIPGPELDADTAAHLRRYGVRSVCLFGKNVVDEAQLTRLCADLRALMGEGALIALDHEGGAIVRPDFWPFAPSAMALGAADDVALTGQVSGGLARQLRRVGINWNFAPVLDVNVNPANPVIGDRAFGADTGRVTRHGRAALSGHHEAGVAACVKHFPGHGDTALDSHYALPSVTRSRQDLDRLEFAPFRDLLPVTPAVMTAHVVFPALDAGAPATLSRAALTGLLRQEWGYGGVIVTDSMGMKAIDDHYGRGEAGVLALAAGADLVMALGRREAQEATLDAIAQALADGRLDPAEGQASAERLAALARTYPAQADPTLDPQADAPVFARAWAQALTAYRAPVAPPPGSAVRLVAQRRAPRENVSEASVDAATLAADLGEVYTVDLIAFDDPAELDWNALHAGNTPLILATTSRHRHAALRGTRPDLHLALYNPYAALDVDAPALLTYGFRPEARRAVVAWLRGEASAPGTLPFQG is encoded by the coding sequence ATGGTGGACATTCCGGGACCGGAACTGGACGCCGACACGGCCGCGCACCTGCGCCGGTACGGCGTGCGCAGCGTGTGCCTGTTCGGGAAGAACGTGGTGGACGAGGCGCAACTGACGCGGCTGTGCGCGGACCTGCGCGCCCTGATGGGCGAAGGCGCCCTGATCGCGCTGGATCACGAGGGGGGTGCGATCGTGCGGCCCGACTTCTGGCCGTTCGCGCCGTCCGCGATGGCGCTGGGCGCCGCGGACGATGTGGCCCTGACCGGGCAGGTCAGCGGGGGGCTGGCGCGGCAACTGCGGCGCGTGGGCATCAACTGGAATTTCGCGCCGGTGCTGGACGTGAACGTGAACCCGGCCAACCCGGTGATCGGCGACCGGGCCTTCGGGGCCGACACCGGGCGCGTGACCCGGCACGGGCGGGCGGCGCTGTCGGGGCACCATGAGGCGGGTGTGGCGGCGTGCGTGAAGCACTTCCCGGGGCACGGGGACACCGCGCTGGACAGTCATTACGCGCTGCCCAGCGTCACCCGTTCCCGCCAGGACCTGGACCGACTGGAGTTCGCGCCGTTCCGTGACCTGCTGCCCGTGACTCCGGCGGTCATGACGGCGCACGTGGTGTTCCCCGCGCTGGACGCAGGTGCGCCCGCCACGCTGTCCCGCGCGGCCCTGACCGGGCTGCTCCGCCAGGAGTGGGGGTACGGCGGCGTGATCGTCACGGACTCCATGGGCATGAAAGCCATCGACGATCACTACGGGCGCGGCGAGGCGGGCGTGCTGGCGCTGGCCGCAGGCGCGGATCTGGTCATGGCGCTGGGCCGCCGCGAGGCGCAGGAGGCGACCCTGGACGCCATCGCGCAGGCACTGGCCGACGGGCGACTGGACCCGGCCGAGGGGCAGGCGAGTGCCGAGCGCCTCGCCGCGCTGGCCCGCACGTACCCGGCGCAGGCCGACCCGACCCTGGACCCGCAGGCGGACGCCCCCGTGTTCGCGCGGGCGTGGGCGCAGGCGCTGACCGCGTACCGCGCCCCGGTGGCCCCGCCTCCCGGTTCGGCGGTGCGGCTGGTCGCGCAGCGGCGCGCGCCGCGTGAGAACGTCAGCGAGGCCAGCGTGGACGCCGCCACCCTCGCCGCCGACCTGGGCGAGGTGTACACGGTGGACCTGATCGCCTTCGACGACCCGGCCGAACTCGACTGGAACGCCCTGCACGCCGGGAACACACCGCTGATCCTGGCGACCACCTCCCGCCACCGGCACGCGGCGCTGCGGGGCACCCGTCCGGACCTGCACCTCGCGCTGTACAACCCGTACGCGGCGCTGGACGTGGACGCCCCCGCCCTGCTGACCTACGGCTTCCGTCCGGAGGCCCGCCGGGCCGTGGTCGCGTGGCTGCGCGGCGAGGCCAGCGCGCCCGGCACCCTCCCCTTCCAGGGCTGA
- a CDS encoding putative bifunctional diguanylate cyclase/phosphodiesterase gives MLLARSTAAVPPSFDLVGDEGGRLRALYETGLLDSAPEAQFDRIVRLVARHFGKPTALISLVDRERQWFKARVGCDVSETPRDNHSICSLAIEQSGVLVIPDATADPRVRDFETVTGSLNVRFYAGAPLITPEGFKLGTLCLLDTQPGTFSADDVLALQEFAALVMDEIALRRTVHELDRLALNDPLTGLPNRTHFRQHLTHAMRRASQRSERVTLCLLDLNGFKLINDSLGHAAGDALLQEVAQRLQGCVSTGDLVARMGSDEFTIVLNDVRSAQDTDVVLRRIEDALRRPFMVAGQELWMNWSAGLSIYPEDSRDPERLLSQADAAMNRAKQAGYSYAYFNVAHDRRNPHDIEKTAALHHAIERGELQVYYQPVVTASDHRLIGHEALVRWNRPGGMVSPAEFIPLAEATGQILNIGAFVLRQAALDAHTRRIGRVSVNVSAREFEQPGYAEQVRAVLEETGVDPDLLVLEITESSLLNAERAGAVLNDLRSLGVRLALDDFGTGYSSLGAMSSLPVQILKIDRSFTRDLGREGPAGTRALEVIRAIVTLAGAMEVLTVAEGVETPLQAALLREVRCTFLQGFLFGRPAPLPALD, from the coding sequence ATGTTGTTGGCACGTTCCACCGCAGCCGTTCCTCCCAGCTTCGACCTTGTCGGAGACGAGGGCGGACGCCTCCGCGCGCTGTACGAGACGGGCCTGCTGGACTCGGCCCCGGAAGCGCAGTTCGACCGGATCGTGCGGTTGGTCGCGCGGCACTTCGGGAAACCCACGGCGCTGATCTCGCTGGTGGACCGGGAACGGCAGTGGTTCAAGGCGCGGGTCGGTTGCGACGTGAGCGAAACGCCCCGCGACAACCACTCGATCTGCTCGCTGGCGATCGAGCAGTCCGGGGTGCTGGTCATTCCGGACGCGACCGCCGACCCGCGCGTACGTGACTTCGAGACCGTGACGGGCAGCCTGAACGTGCGCTTCTACGCGGGCGCGCCGCTGATCACGCCCGAAGGGTTCAAGCTGGGCACCCTGTGCCTGCTCGACACGCAGCCCGGCACGTTCAGCGCCGACGACGTGCTAGCCCTGCAGGAGTTCGCGGCGCTGGTCATGGACGAGATCGCGCTGCGCCGCACCGTGCACGAACTGGACCGCCTCGCGCTGAACGACCCGCTGACCGGGCTGCCCAACCGCACGCACTTCCGGCAGCACCTGACGCACGCCATGCGCCGCGCCTCCCAGCGTTCGGAACGGGTGACGCTGTGCCTGCTGGACCTGAACGGCTTCAAGCTGATCAACGATTCGCTGGGGCACGCCGCCGGGGACGCGCTGCTGCAGGAGGTCGCGCAGCGGCTCCAGGGGTGCGTGTCGACCGGGGACCTCGTGGCCCGCATGGGCAGCGACGAGTTCACGATCGTCCTGAACGACGTGCGCAGCGCCCAGGACACCGACGTGGTGCTGCGCCGCATCGAGGACGCCCTGCGGCGGCCGTTCATGGTGGCCGGGCAGGAACTCTGGATGAACTGGAGTGCCGGTCTGAGCATCTACCCCGAGGACAGCCGCGACCCGGAACGCCTGCTGAGTCAGGCGGACGCCGCCATGAACCGCGCCAAGCAGGCCGGGTACAGTTACGCGTACTTCAACGTGGCGCACGACCGCCGCAACCCGCACGACATCGAGAAGACGGCGGCGCTGCACCACGCCATCGAACGAGGCGAGTTGCAGGTGTACTACCAGCCGGTCGTGACGGCCAGTGATCACCGCTTGATCGGGCACGAGGCGCTGGTCCGCTGGAACCGGCCCGGCGGGATGGTCAGCCCCGCCGAGTTCATTCCGCTGGCCGAGGCGACCGGGCAGATCCTGAACATCGGCGCGTTCGTGCTGCGGCAGGCGGCGCTGGACGCCCACACCCGCCGGATCGGGCGGGTCAGCGTGAACGTCAGTGCCCGCGAGTTCGAGCAGCCCGGCTACGCCGAGCAGGTGCGCGCCGTGCTGGAGGAAACCGGCGTGGACCCGGACCTGCTGGTCCTAGAGATCACCGAGAGTTCCCTGCTGAACGCCGAGCGGGCCGGAGCGGTCCTGAACGACCTGCGGAGCCTGGGCGTGCGGCTGGCGCTGGATGACTTCGGGACCGGGTACAGCAGCCTGGGGGCCATGTCGAGCCTGCCCGTGCAGATCCTGAAGATCGACCGTTCGTTCACGCGGGACCTGGGGCGTGAAGGGCCGGCCGGCACGCGCGCCCTGGAAGTCATCCGCGCGATCGTGACCCTGGCCGGGGCGATGGAGGTCCTGACCGTCGCCGAGGGGGTCGAGACGCCCCTGCAGGCGGCGCTGCTGCGCGAGGTGCGCTGCACGTTCCTGCAGGGATTCCTGTTCGGCCGTCCGGCCCCGCTGCCCGCGCTGGATTGA
- a CDS encoding acyl-CoA dehydrogenase family protein, whose amino-acid sequence MDFTLNDEQRQLQQLARDFTRKEIIPIASEYDQKEELPWQVVEKAFEVGLLNPSIPEHAGGLGLGMFDECLIGEELAYGCMGIYTVLMASELGIAPVLIGGTEEQQKRFLTPLTEKAGLAAFALSEPNNGSDAASMHTTAVLDGDEWVINGTKMWISNGGLAEFTVVFATTDRQGGHRATVALVVPKDAPGFSYNKIKHKMGQRASLTSELVFENVRVPRENQLGGLGDGFKIAMKTLDKTRIPVAAGSVGIARRAMEESIKYAKDRTAFSKPIAELQAIQFKLAEMAIGIETGRLMYQKAAWLVDAGQPHGFESAIAKAYCSEMAFNAANEGIQVHGGYGYVGEYPVEKLLRDVKLNMIYEGTNEIQRVVISRNLLK is encoded by the coding sequence ATGGATTTCACCCTGAACGACGAACAACGCCAGCTGCAACAACTTGCCCGTGACTTCACGCGCAAGGAGATCATCCCGATCGCCTCCGAGTACGACCAGAAGGAAGAACTGCCCTGGCAGGTCGTCGAGAAGGCCTTCGAGGTCGGCCTGCTGAACCCCAGCATTCCCGAGCACGCCGGCGGCCTGGGCCTGGGCATGTTCGACGAGTGCCTGATCGGCGAGGAACTCGCGTACGGCTGCATGGGCATCTACACCGTCCTGATGGCCAGCGAACTGGGCATCGCGCCGGTCCTGATCGGCGGGACCGAGGAGCAGCAGAAACGCTTCCTGACGCCCCTGACCGAGAAGGCCGGACTGGCCGCCTTCGCGCTGAGCGAACCGAACAACGGCTCGGACGCCGCCAGCATGCACACCACCGCCGTCCTCGACGGCGACGAGTGGGTCATCAACGGCACCAAGATGTGGATCAGCAACGGCGGACTGGCCGAGTTCACGGTCGTGTTCGCCACCACCGACCGCCAGGGCGGGCACCGCGCGACCGTCGCGCTGGTCGTTCCCAAGGACGCGCCGGGCTTCAGTTACAACAAGATCAAGCACAAGATGGGCCAGCGCGCCAGCCTGACCAGCGAACTGGTGTTCGAGAACGTCCGCGTGCCCAGGGAGAACCAGCTGGGCGGCCTGGGCGACGGCTTCAAGATCGCCATGAAGACCCTGGACAAGACCCGCATTCCGGTCGCGGCCGGTTCGGTCGGCATCGCGCGGCGCGCCATGGAAGAGAGCATCAAGTACGCCAAGGACCGCACGGCGTTCAGCAAACCCATCGCGGAGTTGCAGGCCATCCAGTTCAAGCTGGCCGAGATGGCCATCGGCATCGAGACGGGCCGCCTGATGTACCAGAAGGCCGCGTGGCTGGTGGACGCCGGGCAACCCCACGGCTTCGAGAGCGCCATCGCCAAGGCGTACTGCAGCGAAATGGCCTTCAACGCCGCCAACGAGGGCATTCAGGTGCACGGCGGGTACGGCTACGTCGGCGAGTACCCGGTCGAGAAACTGCTGCGCGACGTGAAACTGAACATGATCTACGAGGGCACCAACGAGATTCAGCGCGTCGTGATCAGCCGCAACCTGCTCAAGTAA
- a CDS encoding LGFP repeat-containing protein, whose product MPTVPQPDDPQPGDLQPGAAPPGDDPQRCVTHTTRLTVTDDETFGPGEHARLIRRGTVILGPQQPTLTDLTTGRCGGDTRVDVRVTYARAPRRAVTVSVQVRLFETHHPDRPAPAAEVSVSGRVPDGQTRTLTARVRAACLSVTVSNLSLNPADPAGTLEAKAQALGAAFTGAPTGPCEAVRGGHRRRYERCDLYFSPATGAHEVHGDIRRKYDARGGPDSDLALPVTDQTPTQDGQGHFNHFQGNGSVYWHPRTGPMVIGGPTRALWAASGWERGPYGYPTSDPLGSDAPASGPGERFSDFQNGVLFLAGGAPLTPATATLNAGRLVHAFERALRRRAGAQRMQITAVTCTGVSDTAPDFSRSGNRTVTFRVTGEQRSGDWAIPEPTFELTVPVQFAATPPPDARRAVTLIARQAGVIGLHTAPHPGAPHAGAAHPDPEGHVRALHDLTDLFRAPVRLAVIPAQAGLLSVKVLPGGDLRLYFRPDERGRAAATLARRTLDQLDLWPASP is encoded by the coding sequence ATGCCCACCGTCCCGCAGCCCGATGACCCCCAGCCCGGCGACCTCCAGCCCGGCGCTGCACCGCCCGGCGACGATCCGCAGCGCTGCGTCACGCACACTACCCGCCTGACCGTCACCGACGACGAGACCTTCGGGCCGGGCGAACACGCCCGCCTGATCCGCCGGGGCACCGTGATCCTGGGGCCACAGCAGCCCACCCTGACGGACCTGACGACCGGCAGGTGCGGCGGCGACACCCGCGTGGACGTGCGCGTCACGTACGCCCGCGCGCCCCGCCGGGCCGTGACCGTCAGCGTGCAGGTCCGGCTGTTCGAGACGCACCACCCGGACCGGCCCGCGCCCGCCGCGGAGGTCAGCGTCAGCGGCCGCGTTCCGGACGGCCAGACCCGCACCCTGACCGCCCGCGTCCGCGCCGCCTGCCTGAGCGTCACGGTCAGCAATCTGTCCCTGAATCCCGCCGATCCCGCCGGTACCCTCGAAGCGAAAGCGCAGGCGCTCGGCGCGGCCTTCACCGGGGCGCCCACCGGTCCCTGCGAGGCCGTCCGTGGCGGCCACCGACGCCGGTACGAACGCTGCGACCTGTACTTCTCGCCCGCCACGGGCGCACACGAGGTTCACGGCGACATCCGCCGCAAGTACGACGCGCGCGGCGGTCCCGACAGTGACCTCGCCCTGCCCGTCACGGACCAGACCCCCACCCAGGACGGCCAGGGGCACTTCAATCACTTTCAGGGGAACGGCAGCGTGTACTGGCACCCCCGCACCGGCCCGATGGTCATCGGCGGCCCGACCCGCGCGCTCTGGGCGGCCAGCGGCTGGGAACGCGGCCCGTACGGCTACCCCACCAGCGACCCGCTCGGCAGTGATGCCCCCGCGAGCGGCCCAGGCGAGCGGTTCAGTGACTTCCAGAACGGCGTGCTGTTTCTGGCGGGCGGCGCCCCCCTGACCCCCGCCACGGCCACCCTGAACGCCGGGCGGCTCGTGCACGCCTTCGAGCGGGCGCTGCGCCGCCGGGCCGGGGCGCAGCGCATGCAGATCACGGCTGTCACCTGCACCGGCGTGAGCGACACCGCCCCGGACTTCAGCCGCAGCGGCAACCGCACCGTCACCTTCCGCGTCACGGGCGAGCAGCGCAGCGGGGACTGGGCCATCCCGGAACCCACCTTCGAACTGACCGTTCCCGTGCAGTTCGCCGCGACCCCGCCGCCCGACGCGCGCCGCGCCGTCACCCTGATCGCCCGGCAGGCCGGAGTGATCGGCCTGCATACCGCCCCTCACCCCGGTGCCCCTCATGCCGGTGCCGCTCACCCTGACCCGGAAGGTCACGTCCGCGCGCTGCACGACCTGACCGACCTGTTCCGCGCGCCCGTCCGGCTGGCCGTCATTCCCGCGCAGGCTGGCCTGCTGAGCGTCAAGGTGCTGCCCGGCGGCGACCTGAGGCTGTACTTCCGACCCGATGAACGCGGCCGCGCCGCCGCCACGCTCGCCCGGCGCACCCTGGACCAGCTGGACCTCTGGCCCGCCTCCCCCTGA
- a CDS encoding beta-N-acetylhexosaminidase gives MKPNRSFVALLAALSAGSSVPAGAVPVTVTPAPAARLVTPFPGVVPQPRATQFPPGTLPLAGLGVRVVGGDPELAWAARDLRAEWQTRLGASLPDAAATGVSITVGTLADPDLAARAQKAGLLTRDPEGYALWVDAGGAFVVGADPRGAYLGAQTLRQLLTPDGLRFARITDAPALRQRIAMIYLDSASQGVNDRLIPMLAALKFNAVLVMSDYVQWDTARAGGFAHPGGATRAEARRVADLARSHGLEVIPLIETLGHVGWMFYGGKNLDLRQDPDSQNPYAYDTLNPATYDRVILPILKEAVEVFRPKVIHLGHDEVRSRDRFPARENGRAVGFENLFVDDVLKLHGYLKSMNVGSMIWHDTAFSDSVVGSVPARLPRDLQVAYWAYAPGTTFPALKTVRDAGFPVLGASWSDPGNAEGFARAAAQGGASGMIQTRWTGYFGNPSVWDGNAEQGVAFVRAASAFWNPAAPPLTDAAARYRDLYQPGPYRAQAGATVNLRPLVTRALADDDGNGWIGKGSDIDLRNLRPGVQRLGEYTFDVSGAVMLRGSRASVKGLPQQAVIDLNRRATGLVFLHTTGWPAATPRERVGQYDIEYADGTRQTLPLEYGRHLRAWTDLQPTSMIPAPAWTGKTGDGLDVNLTALEWINPRPDTVIRRVTLVSEGGNANPALLGLTLLGAP, from the coding sequence ATGAAACCCAACCGCTCTTTCGTGGCGCTGCTCGCAGCGCTGAGTGCAGGTTCGTCCGTTCCGGCGGGCGCCGTTCCGGTCACGGTCACGCCCGCCCCGGCGGCGAGGCTGGTCACCCCGTTTCCCGGCGTGGTGCCGCAGCCGCGCGCGACGCAGTTCCCGCCCGGCACACTCCCGCTGGCCGGGCTGGGCGTGCGCGTGGTGGGAGGCGACCCGGAGCTGGCCTGGGCGGCGCGTGACCTGCGCGCCGAGTGGCAGACCCGGCTGGGCGCTTCCCTTCCCGACGCGGCGGCAACTGGCGTATCCATCACGGTGGGCACGCTGGCCGACCCGGACCTCGCGGCCCGCGCGCAGAAGGCCGGTCTGCTGACCCGCGACCCGGAAGGCTACGCGCTGTGGGTGGACGCCGGCGGCGCGTTCGTGGTCGGCGCGGACCCGCGCGGCGCGTACCTGGGCGCGCAGACGTTGCGGCAACTGCTGACCCCGGACGGCCTGCGCTTTGCCCGGATCACGGACGCCCCGGCCCTGCGGCAGCGGATCGCCATGATCTACCTCGACAGCGCCAGCCAGGGCGTGAACGACCGCCTGATCCCCATGCTGGCCGCCCTGAAGTTCAACGCGGTGCTGGTCATGAGTGACTACGTGCAGTGGGACACCGCCCGCGCCGGGGGGTTCGCGCACCCTGGCGGCGCGACCAGGGCCGAGGCGCGGCGCGTGGCGGACCTGGCCCGCAGCCACGGCCTGGAGGTCATTCCGCTGATCGAGACGCTCGGGCACGTCGGGTGGATGTTCTACGGAGGCAAGAACCTGGACCTGCGCCAGGACCCGGACAGTCAGAACCCGTACGCCTACGACACCCTGAACCCCGCCACGTACGACCGCGTGATCCTGCCCATCCTGAAAGAGGCGGTCGAGGTGTTCCGCCCGAAGGTGATTCACCTGGGACACGACGAGGTCCGCAGCCGCGACCGCTTCCCTGCGCGGGAGAACGGCCGGGCCGTGGGCTTCGAGAACCTGTTCGTGGACGACGTTCTGAAACTGCACGGGTACCTGAAATCCATGAACGTGGGCAGCATGATCTGGCACGACACGGCCTTCTCGGACTCGGTGGTGGGCAGCGTCCCGGCCCGGCTGCCGCGTGACCTTCAGGTGGCGTACTGGGCGTACGCGCCGGGCACGACGTTCCCGGCCCTGAAGACCGTGCGGGACGCCGGATTCCCGGTGCTGGGGGCCAGCTGGAGCGACCCCGGCAACGCCGAGGGCTTCGCGCGGGCAGCGGCGCAGGGGGGCGCGTCGGGCATGATCCAGACCCGCTGGACCGGGTACTTCGGGAATCCCAGCGTGTGGGACGGGAACGCCGAGCAGGGCGTGGCGTTCGTGCGCGCCGCCAGCGCCTTCTGGAACCCGGCCGCGCCGCCCCTGACGGACGCGGCGGCCCGCTACCGCGACCTGTACCAGCCCGGCCCGTACCGCGCGCAGGCGGGCGCGACCGTGAACCTGCGGCCCCTGGTGACCCGCGCCCTGGCCGACGACGACGGCAACGGCTGGATCGGCAAGGGGTCCGACATCGACCTGCGGAATCTGCGGCCCGGCGTGCAGCGGCTCGGCGAGTACACCTTCGATGTCAGCGGGGCCGTGATGCTGCGCGGCAGCCGCGCCAGCGTGAAGGGCCTGCCGCAGCAGGCGGTGATCGACCTGAACCGCCGGGCCACGGGGCTGGTGTTCCTGCACACGACCGGCTGGCCCGCCGCGACCCCCCGCGAGCGGGTCGGGCAGTACGACATCGAGTACGCGGACGGCACCCGCCAGACGCTGCCGCTGGAGTACGGACGTCACCTGCGCGCCTGGACGGACCTGCAACCCACGTCCATGATTCCCGCGCCCGCCTGGACCGGAAAGACGGGGGACGGGCTGGACGTGAACCTGACCGCGCTGGAATGGATCAACCCCCGGCCGGACACCGTGATCCGCCGGGTCACGCTGGTCAGCGAGGGCGGGAACGCCAACCCGGCGCTGCTGGGGCTGACGCTGCTGGGGGCACCCTGA